The genomic stretch CGTTGTCGGTCCACATCGGCTGAGCCTTCGcacgggcccttgcctccttctttgccgccgccgcatcctccaCCTCCAAACGTGCCCTATCCACATGGCCTCTTCATCCtcgacctcttcctccttctcgTCCTGGCCGTCCTTGGCGAtggcatcctcttcctcctcctcgtcctggccATCGGCGGCGATGCGTccccctcctcgtcctcctcctggttGTACCTCAGTGGGGAGATAGAGTTGCTCGGCGTGGCAGTTCTATCCCACCAATGTCGCCATCCTAGCGGCTTTCCCTCGCTATCGGAGTCCGATGGCATAAAGAGGTTGCTCATAGCGCCGTCAGTCGTAGATATGAATGGCGGCGACCGGTTGGAGATCCGAATGCACAGACGTAGGAGTCTTATTGAGGGCGTATGAATGGCGGCGCATAAATCGAAGAGGGATGCGGTTGCTCTTCCACGTTGGATTATGAGTTCGCGCTCCCTTCCGGGGTTCGCACGtagatcgacgcggttgccactccgACAGTTGCCCTTCCTGTCAGTTGTTGTCCGGCTGAGAATCCACATCAAGCCATGGTCGCTACTAGGCGGACCCGTGAGAGAAGCGAGCGGTCGCGCGACACGGCCGCACtgcgtccacggagacgcaaactcGGTGCATATTTGGCCGCATTTGCGTATCCGTGGACAGCCCGGTCAGTATGCGTCGGGCTGCTGGACCTGAGTGCATGCACATTTTTTGACCGAGCGGTCGCAAACGGTCGTCAATATCCATTTGCGTCGTTCCGTTGGAGATGCTTTAAGAAAACGGCATGGCATTTGCTCAACActaggggtgtaaacggatcgGGTCGAATCGGATTTCGCTCGTACGATATCCTTTACCACATATTTTTCTCGGATTTAGATCGGAGCGGATATCGGTTTTGATTCAAATGCGAATATACCAGACTGCGGATTCGAATCAGAAAAGGGATGGAATAGGACCGGAAATAAAAATAGTCATATATATGCTCTGATTGGTAAATATAtagttattgcaaatattgaatggGATTTAAACTTCCTTGTGTAGCTGAAAGAAAAGATAGATAAAGTTTAAGCTAAAACACAAACTCCGTTGATAGAATTTAGAGCTAAATAAGCTCATCAAAGGAATTCGGTAACTCAATACCTTGTGAGATTAGTCTTGGCTTTTGACTCAAAATTGGATTATCTAGTTCAAAATTTTTGAATTATCGTAATTAAATTTCGGATAATCTATATCCACATGCTATTTGATATATCATATCCTATATCGTATCTGGAGCACTTCTTCGAAATCGGATATTCTTATCCACCGAATTCCTTAAAATCGGATATAGATACCTTAAAACGGATTTGGAGCCGATTAGTCACCGAAATTATCCTATCGGTTTACACCCACACGGACAGATCTATCATGCGATGAGGCAGAAGAGAAGgaggatgaattgagtggtggcaATGCGCTGATGCGAGCACACAGATTTGGAACTTGCAAGGATGGGGACGGCAGATTTTGGAAGGGGAGGCAGGTGGTTGAGTGATTAGGCTGGAGGGAGGTTGGTCAATCGACAAGGCCTCGTCCCCGTTGATCGATCGACCTCTTCCCGTTCCCGTCCGTGACTGTAACCCAATAATACACGTGACCTGCAGTTGGGACTTGGGAGTAATCGGCTCCTGATGCCGACTGCAAATAATGTGTCACACACTTGCGAAGAGAGAATTGTTAGGTATCTAATCGCAGCCGGCAGCCCTGTCCTTCAAAGTTTCTGCCATAGTTAGGTGCGCTCAGGAATgaaaatgtacaagtgtacaacTGCAAAATCCACACACTCATCCTACATGAAGCTTTTCTTGACGGAGATCATAAAAGGAAGGCTACGAACTACCTGCATTTAGGAGTTCCCGCATACCACCCGTGGAAACAGAAGATGGAATTAAATGGTGTGATGGATATGTCATGATCATTGGCCAGGTGCCTCAACAGCAGGAGCAGTGAAGAGATTCACGGGCTATTCCCCAGTCCCCACACCAGATGTATGCATACTCAAGTAATGTCCACACATAGCTAAGTATATATATACTGAATTTGTGGTCACAATCTGCTACGAAGAATACTCTGACAAGGAAACTAACTGCACAAGTGTGAGCCCAGGAGACAGTGTAATCACCCGGGGCATTGCGTCTTGCACCAAACTAGTGTCAAATGGATCGAATAGGTACAAAGGCTTCTATAACTCTCCCCTACCCCGTGAACCATTAGTAGTGCATGCAGACAAGCTATTACATTGTCTGTTCAATACTTCTATTCCTTCTGGGTTATGGCATTTGGGGATGAGCCAGCCAAAACCTGTCACAAGACGATCACCACCATACAACTGTGCTGGTGATGCACAAGAGCAAGAAACTACAGAAACAACAAATTAAATTCTCCGTGCAGTTTGCAAGATCGCAGTTCATCAATCCATTCATCGCCTCCCGTCAAACGCATGCACGTGACTCACTCGGGCTGGTACCTTCCGTTATCTCCATTCCTTTGTCCCAACCTTGAGGACGAGACATCCATGGAGCTGGCTATTTAAATTTCTCCTTCCCTCTTCAAAACCACACGCACACTCTCTGTCTATCCCCTGCCCAGCTTCCTTCCAGCCCCAAGCACACACAGACACTGCCACCATCGACGAACTGCAGACAGATACAAAGTTGCAGGCACGAAGATGAGCCTTGGGTCGAAAGGTCTCGCCATCCTGCTTATCTTTGTCTCGCTTGCTCTGAGCTCCGGCGTTAGCATCTGCGACGCGAGAAGCGGCAGCCGCTGGAGGCAGAAGAACGGACCCTCCACCACCATGTTCAGAAGCAAAGGAAAAGGGAAGAACGGTGGTTCTTCCCACAGACGATACCAGCCGAGTCCAAGCACAGGTCCGAGTGTGCCCGTCAGCCCGAGTCCAGTAGTGCCAACACCAAGTCCAGGTGGTGGAAACTGTTATACATCGCCAAGTCCCCCACCTCCTCtgccgccatcgccgccaccaCAAGCATCGCCtctgccaccgtcaccgccacctccACAAGCACTGCCTGTGCCGCCACCGGAAGCGCCATCGCAGGACACAGCCTTCAATGTGGTTGCTTTTGGAGCAAAGGGTGATGGAGTGACAGATGACACTCAGGTAACCAGCACTGCTTCTGAAGATGCCGTGTCCCCAAGTAATCAACATTTGCACCTGCATCATACATTCTGAGTTAGATTCTCattcttatttattttattttatttttcacattGATTCCATGGTTGTTCAGAAGGCTTCCTCGTGTATGCTTTGTATCTTCAGGAAAACACTACTATAATGCAATTTGCAAGTTAGTTTGCTGCAGGGACATTCTTGCCAAGATTAGAGTCTCTTATAATAACATTCCACGTGATTGCACAATCATATGCTTTCATTAAGCTGCACATCATATGTTAATGGGAGCTTGGAATTTTACATGTCAAGACAAGTGTACATAATGCAACAAACTAGATTTGTTTCTATGTTTAGATTGTTCTTTTCTCACATGATTGGGCACACTCCCATAAAGGCATGTGCGTCTGGATACTAGTGCATTTACTTGCGGTCCATGAGGAAAAGAATAGAAACTTTCTATAGTAAGTAACTGAAGGTATCATGTCAATGAATGCCTCACAAGAATacaagtaaaagaaggtctcaaGTCAGTGAATGCCTCACAAGAATACAAACTTTCTATAGTACTTGCAGGACTTTCTGTATGTGTGCCTGACAGAGCACACGTAACAACTGCATTCTCGTAGTTCCCAGAAAATATGGCAATCCTCAAATTTAGTAGAGTTACTATTGATTCTTTGCCTCTTCTTGCTGTATTTCTTGTTTGCTAAATGAATCATGAAAACTTAAACACTGAATTAAACTATAATATGCATTCTTGCCTGCGCAATCATACTGAAGTTCCGATCAACACAAACAAGGCATTCTAAAATATATAGAGTTTAATTTAAACATTAATAGGGATAGAAGTTATATGTTGCACCAATGTGCTAACAACAACCCGGTAATTAATGTGCAGAGAACGATGCTATATATTGAGTGCATTTCAAATCTGAGCAAATACAGTTGGGATCACCACTCATGCTACGATGACACACTTCAGTATTCTTTCCCAACATAGGTTGAAATTATTTACTGTCTATATAAACAGGCTTTCGAAGCAGCATGGGCAGCAGCATGCAAGGTGGAGGCATCTACCATTCTTGTACCATCTGAACTCGAGTTTGTTGTTGGCCCGATTTCATTTTCTGGGCCTAACTGTAAACCTAACATTCTATTCCAGGTAACATTACTCCTAATCTGAAATAAGTCCTCCAAAACCTGAAACAAGTCAAGAACTATATGCCATCACTGGAATTTCTTGTACTAAATGATGTGTTCTCGATTTGTAGCTGGATGGAACTATTTTAGCTAAAACTGGTGCACGAGCATGGGGCTCTGGTTTGCTTCAGTGGCTCGAGTTCACAAAACTAAATGGAATAACAATTCAAGGCAGTGGTGTCATAAATGGCCGGGGTCAAGAATGGTGGGCCAATTCAGATCCAAATGATGACGATGATATGGATGCAGTAAGGCCCGATCATCTAACAAAATCCTTACTATAGTCAAAGGTAGACAAGTTTAATTGTTTGCTTTGGATGCTTCCAACAGTACAATCAAGAGCTGGAGAAGATGCCACAGACTAAACCAACGGTAAGTGGATTATAATGCTGCACTTGAACATAGTTGCAATTGCATACCAGAAGTATTTAAGCGGATACGGCTGCGTACTCTGATGCAGGCGCTGAGGTTTTATGGTAGCTCCAATGTCAGAGTAACTGGTATCAGCATCGTGAACAGCTCCCAGTGTCATCTGAAGTTTGATAGCTGTCAAGGAGTGATGGTTCATAACTTAACCATCTCTTCCCCTGAGGATAGCCCCAATACCGATGGAATTCACCTGCAGAACTCCAAAGATGTCAACATTCACCACACAAACCTGGCTTGTGGTAATGCTCATAAAATTTGACTCAAGTATTCAGAACTAAATATACTACAATGCATCAAAAGAAAACAATAGAAGTCTGTacagagaaacaaagagaaaacccAAAACTGGACATGAAATATTTGCCTTGCAATGCAGGTGATGACTGTATTTCCATCCAGACAGGCTGCAGTGGCATAAACATACACAACGTCAACTGCGGACCAGGACATGGCATCAGCATCGGTGGCCTAGGAAAGTACAACACCAAAGCATGTGTCTCCAACATCACCGTAAGAGACGTCAACATGTTCAGAACAATGACCGGCGTCAGAATCAAGACTTGGCAGGTAATCCCACTATGATGACTATGCGACATGATTGAACCACCAGCACCACTATGCATACATATAGCTAAGCAGACTGGCTGGTTACCATTACCAATGCAGGGCGGCTCAGGGCTGGTTCAGAACATAAGATTCTCGAACATACAAATGTCGGAGGTTCAGACACCAATCATGATAGACCAGTTCTACTGCGACAAGACGGCGTGCCCGAACCAGACCTCGGCGGTGGCGGTCTCGGGTGTGCAGTACGAGAACATCCAGGGCACTTTCACGATCAAGCCCGCCCACTTCGCGTGCAGCGACAGCTCGCCGTGCTCGGAGATCACCCTGACCGGGATACAGCTGAAGCCCCTGGTGGTGCCGCAGTACCACACGTGCGGCCCCTTCTGCTGGCAGGCCTTTGGGGAGCTCTCCACGCCCACCGTGCCTCCCATCCCTTGCTTGCAGCTCGGCAAGCCGGGCGGGAACCATGATGTGTGCTGAATTTCTCGGAGCGACACGGTGCGGGTAACTCTCGGTGATTGTTCGGACACCTTTCGCTCAATCACTATGTGGTGTGAATAGATATATACAGTACAGGTGCTACAAGGACATGGTAAATCATGTGCATTGGCATTTTTTACAGGAAATATAGGGTAGTCAGTAACTCAGTATGTGCAGTGATGTATGATGCATGCGTGCATTATATTGTTATAATGGGAGAAACATGAAGAACCATTCGTATGAGCTAGGTAACATGAACACAAATTAATATCTGCAATATACAATCTTGCCGGGGGAGTGCTGCCCTTGGTGCGGGACAGGTTCAGCTAACCCCCAGCTATCATCAACCCGTGTCGAATGGTAGAATGAGCCAAATAGTGTATAACCACTGGAtcaggggaggggaggggggggggggagacgaTTACCGCTCGCCGGCTTCGAAATCGCCATTGGCGGAGGAGTTGCCGGCGGTGCGCGCGACGGGGGATCCCCAGCAGGAGAGGACCGGGGGGATGCGCGAAGGCCATGCTCCGACCAAATCCATCCTCGGCGTGGCCTCCGTCCGCCTACGCCGATATACTACGGTGAGGTGCGCTGCGATGCTCACCGCCGTCCCGATCCCCGCCGTCGGCTGCCTGTCAGCCGCTCGGCGAAATGCCCACACGCGCAGAGGAAGCAGACCTCAATTCGCATGGGCCGCATTCTCCCGTTTCCCGTGAAATCATGGTGCCTTACTGGGCCAGGCCAGGGCTGGATATTGAATGTGAGCCTCTATACTGACGGCCCAGACGTCGACTTAGATTTGTTCGGAAAGTAA from Lolium rigidum isolate FL_2022 chromosome 4, APGP_CSIRO_Lrig_0.1, whole genome shotgun sequence encodes the following:
- the LOC124648219 gene encoding polygalacturonase At1g48100-like, producing SVYPLPSFLPAPSTHRHCHHRRTADRYKVAGTKMSLGSKGLAILLIFVSLALSSGVSICDARSGSRWRQKNGPSTTMFRSKGKGKNGGSSHRRYQPSPSTGPSVPVSPSPVVPTPSPGGGNCYTSPSPPPPLPPSPPPQASPLPPSPPPPQALPVPPPEAPSQDTAFNVVAFGAKGDGVTDDTQAFEAAWAAACKVEASTILVPSELEFVVGPISFSGPNCKPNILFQLDGTILAKTGARAWGSGLLQWLEFTKLNGITIQGSGVINGRGQEWWANSDPNDDDDMDAYNQELEKMPQTKPTALRFYGSSNVRVTGISIVNSSQCHLKFDSCQGVMVHNLTISSPEDSPNTDGIHLQNSKDVNIHHTNLACGDDCISIQTGCSGINIHNVNCGPGHGISIGGLGKYNTKACVSNITVRDVNMFRTMTGVRIKTWQGGSGLVQNIRFSNIQMSEVQTPIMIDQFYCDKTACPNQTSAVAVSGVQYENIQGTFTIKPAHFACSDSSPCSEITLTGIQLKPLVVPQYHTCGPFCWQAFGELSTPTVPPIPCLQLGKPGGNHDVC